A region from the Bubalus kerabau isolate K-KA32 ecotype Philippines breed swamp buffalo chromosome 23, PCC_UOA_SB_1v2, whole genome shotgun sequence genome encodes:
- the LOC129638141 gene encoding mastin-like, whose product MGAYQLGKASEGRPRRIYSPRFGGAPPQPAPSLGEELSGCQAEEPGDPRRSPGSAGGNVTAAPRPELGRQVAAKRRHRPSSAAALHLVGLVGLEQRSLWRSGRGAGWWKLLVKEPEQQASLFTASKKQEHPTGSSGEDGTLTSSYKDTHHCIEGPPSSSLIWRDRVVSVKYLGVPSWGVGDNVFKVAAGGGTLPFFPLGVKRTGCCPAGQAAGGKMVTPGSVHLPSTAQWVILSQQQLPRTPASEQTGCRVCLLVAMLWLLFLTLPGPGGFVPMSLDPNLGREQHGTVGVHDAPPGRWPWQASLRRHSKEREQWEHVCGGSLVHPQWVLTAAHCIGWESPQASAFRVQVGQLRLCDPHWLMKVTEIIPHPDYNHLLSAKGGADIALLRLEAPVTLSPHVQMVSLPPASLRVPEKKMCWVTGWGDFRLGGPLRPPHHLQEAEVPIVGNEVCNRHYQNSSADAAHQIIKDDMLCAGSEGRDSCQGDSGGPLVCSWNNTWVQVGIVSWGDICGHRDLPGVYTRVTSYVSWIRQYVPFPGP is encoded by the exons ATGGGTGCCTACCAACTGGGAAAGG CGTCAGAAGGCCGACCCCGCAGGATCTACAGCCCTCGATTCGGGGGCGCTCCCCCGCAACCTGCGCCCAGCTTGGGGGAGGAGCTTTCAGGGTGCCAGGCGGAAGAACCGGGAGACCCGCGGCGCTCACCTGGCTCGGCGGGCGGCAATGTGACCGCGGCGCCTCGCCCTGAGCTCGGCCGCCAGGTGGCAGCAAAGCGCCGCCACCGCCCCAGCTCGGCAGCAG CTCTCCACCTGGTAGGGCTCGTGGGGCTcgagcagaggagcctgtggaGGAGTGGACGTGGAGCCGGGTGGTGGAAGCTACTTGTCAAGGAGCCAGAGCAGCAGG CGTCCCTGTTCACTGCAAGCAAGAAACAGGAGCACCCCACAGGCTCCTCAGGGGAAGACGG CACCCTcacctcttcttacaaggacacccaCCACTGCATTGAGGGACCACCTAGCTCCAGTCTGATCTGGAGGGACAGGGTGGTATCAGTCAAATACTTAGGGGTCCCAAGCTGGGGGGTGGGCGACAATGTCTTCAAAGTAGCAGCGGGCGGCGGCACCCTGCCGTTCTTCCCGTTGGGAGTGAAGCGCACTGGTTGCTGCCCAGCCGGCCAGGCGGCTGGTGGAAAAATGGTCACG CCTGGCTCCGTCCACCTGCCTTCCACGGCCCAGTGGGTCATACTGTCTCAGCAACAGCTTCCGAGAACCCCAGCCTCAGAGCAGACAGGGTGCCGTGTCTGTCTGCTGGTGGCG ATGCTGTGGCTGCTCTTCCTGACCCTTCCGGGACCGGGGGGCTTCGTGCCTATGTCCCTTG ATCCCAACCTGGGGAGGGAGCAGCATGGCACAGTGGGGGTGCACGACGCCCCTCCCGGCCGGTGGCCATGGCAGGCCAGCCTCAGAAGGCACAGCAAGGAGCGTGAGCAGTGGGAGCACGTGTGCGGGGGCTCCCTTGTTCACCCCCAGTGGGTGCTCACCGCGGCCCACTGCATTGGATG GGAAAGCCCGCAGGCTTCTGCCTTCAGGGTGCAAGTTGGGCAGCTGAGGCTCTGTGACCCACACTGGCTGATGAAGGTGACTGAGATCATCCCACACCCTGATTACAACCACCTCCTGTCTGCCAAAGGGGGTGCGGACATCGCCCTGCTGAGACTGGAGGCCCCTGTGACCCTCTCCCCTCACGTCCAGATGgtctccctcccacctgcctcactGAGGGTCCCTGAAAAGAAGATGTGCTGGGTGACTGGCTGGGGTGACTTCAGACTCGGAG GGCCGCTGCGCCCACCCCACCACCTGCAGGAGGCGGAGGTGCCCATCGTGGGGAACGAGGTTTGTAACCGGCACTATCAGAACTCCTCTGCAGACGCCGCCCATCAGATCATCAAGGACGACATGCTGTGTGCGGGCAGCGAGGGCCGGGACTCCTGCCAG GGTGACTCTGGGGGCCCCCTGGTGTGCAGCTGGAATAACACCTGGGTCCAGGTGGGCATTGTCAGCTGGGGAGACATCTGTGGCCATCGCGACCTCCCTGGGGTGTACACCCGGGTGACCAGCTACGTGTCCTGGATCCGCCAGTACGTCCCGTTCCCTGGACCctag